One Carassius gibelio isolate Cgi1373 ecotype wild population from Czech Republic chromosome A7, carGib1.2-hapl.c, whole genome shotgun sequence DNA window includes the following coding sequences:
- the LOC128017556 gene encoding fucolectin-5-like, translating into MEELSCLFLLLGVFSIQGSSENLEENLALKGTAVQSSTYYTWGASNAIDGIRYTPGLASSCSITGYELNPWWRLDLLDSYYIYNVTVTNRGDGWLHETAGVEIRIGNSLENNGNNNPR; encoded by the exons ATGGAGGAACTTTCTTGTCTGTTCTTACTTTTGG GTGTCTTTTCCATTCAGGGGAGTTCAGAAAACTTGGAAG agaatttgGCATTAAAAGGAACAGCTGTACAGTCAAGCACATATTATACTTGGGGAGCTTCAAACGCCATTGACGGCATCAGATACACTCCAGGTTTAGCCTCAAGCTGCTCCATCACAGGATATGAGCTCAACCCGTGGTGGAGGCTGGACCTGCTGGATTCTTACTACATTTACAACGTGACCGTCACCAACAGAGGCGACGGCTGGCTGCATGAAACGGCTGGAGTTGAGATCCGCATCGGAAACTCTCTGGAAAACAACGGCAACAACAATCCCAGGTGA